The following are encoded together in the Vibrio splendidus genome:
- a CDS encoding DUF1852 domain-containing protein, with amino-acid sequence MNKEFNFTIKSISLDENYQPADSTRITTNFANLARGDSRQANLRNALQMIDNSFNALAHWDNPKGDRYSVELEIISVDMDIESNGEAFPSIEVLKTNILDRKTNERIEGIIGNNFSSYVRDYDFSVRLLDHNKGQDKFSIPEDFGDLHGKLFKYFVNSDAYKKNFNKPPVICLSVSDNKTYYRTENQHPVLGFEYQPNESSLTEQYFKKMGLQVRYFMPPNSVAPLAFYFFGDLLNDYSNLELISTISTMGTFQKIYRPEIYNANAVAGNCYQPNLKNLDHSLTQIVYDREERSQLAVEQGKFAEEKFIKPYQSVLENWSANYAL; translated from the coding sequence ATGAATAAAGAATTTAATTTTACGATTAAGAGCATTAGCCTCGACGAAAACTACCAGCCTGCAGACAGCACGCGTATCACAACCAACTTTGCTAACCTGGCTCGCGGTGACAGCCGCCAAGCGAACTTGCGTAATGCGCTACAAATGATCGATAACAGTTTCAACGCGTTAGCACACTGGGACAATCCTAAGGGCGACCGTTACTCTGTTGAGCTTGAAATCATTTCTGTTGATATGGATATTGAAAGCAACGGCGAAGCATTCCCTTCAATTGAAGTACTGAAAACCAATATCCTGGACCGAAAAACGAACGAGCGTATTGAAGGTATTATCGGAAATAACTTCTCTTCTTATGTTCGAGATTATGACTTTAGCGTACGTCTATTGGATCATAATAAAGGCCAAGATAAATTCAGCATTCCAGAAGATTTTGGTGATTTACACGGCAAGCTATTTAAATATTTCGTTAACTCTGACGCTTACAAAAAGAACTTTAATAAGCCACCTGTTATTTGCTTAAGCGTGTCAGATAATAAAACCTATTACCGCACTGAAAACCAACACCCAGTATTAGGTTTTGAATACCAACCGAATGAGTCTTCTTTAACTGAGCAATATTTTAAGAAGATGGGCTTACAGGTTCGTTATTTCATGCCGCCAAACAGTGTTGCACCTTTGGCCTTCTATTTCTTTGGTGATCTGCTGAACGATTACTCTAACCTAGAGCTTATCAGCACCATCAGCACCATGGGTACGTTCCAGAAAATCTACCGACCTGAGATTTACAACGCGAACGCGGTTGCGGGCAACTGTTACCAACCAAACTTGAAAAACTTGGATCACTCGCTAACTCAAATCGTGTACGACCGTGAAGAACGAAGCCAGCTAGCTGTTGAACAAGGTAAATTCGCAGAAGAGAAGTTCATTAAGCCATACCAATCAGTTCTAGAGAACTGGTCGGCAAATTACGCACTTTAA
- a CDS encoding SLC13 family permease — protein MRPYIKYIIPILIPFIILVMPLSAFPFEGLTIIQQRVIAIFLLAALCWVFEPIPIYATSVVIIVLQLLMLSDKGLIFLRFEHGQEHFGELLKYSDIMATFASPIIMLFLGGFFLAMAATKYRLDVNLARVLLKPFGQDPKFVMLGLMLITGIFSMFMSNTATTAMMLSILTPVLAVFGPKDPGRIAFALCIPVAANIGGIGTPIGTPPNAIALKYLVGDNLITFGEWMAFGVPFVVIMMALAWFLIGFMYKADQKKIELSIKGKFLKTPKAIAVYVTFALTIILWLMGSSHGMNSYTVALIPVAVFSLTGIINKEDLKKISWDVLWLVSGGIALGLALDKTGLARLVVHSIPFDSYSPYVVLFGAAFLCLVMANFMSHTATANLLMPIMAALGSSMASLTPLGGELTLILVVTFAASLGMSLPISTPPNALAHATGHVQSNQMARIGIILGVVGVLLSFVMVWVLHSIGHIG, from the coding sequence ATGCGCCCCTATATTAAATACATTATCCCTATTTTAATTCCTTTCATTATCCTCGTAATGCCGCTATCAGCGTTTCCATTTGAAGGCCTTACGATTATTCAACAACGCGTTATCGCGATCTTTTTATTAGCGGCATTGTGCTGGGTGTTCGAGCCTATCCCGATCTACGCGACGTCTGTTGTTATTATCGTTCTGCAATTATTGATGTTGTCGGATAAAGGGCTGATCTTTTTAAGGTTTGAGCATGGGCAGGAACATTTTGGTGAGTTGTTAAAATACAGCGACATCATGGCGACATTCGCCAGTCCAATCATCATGCTGTTTTTAGGCGGTTTTTTCTTAGCGATGGCCGCCACTAAGTATCGATTAGACGTAAACTTAGCCCGTGTATTATTGAAGCCATTTGGACAAGACCCGAAGTTTGTGATGCTCGGCTTAATGTTGATCACTGGTATCTTTTCGATGTTTATGTCTAACACGGCAACAACGGCGATGATGCTATCTATTTTAACGCCGGTACTGGCTGTGTTTGGCCCGAAAGACCCCGGTCGTATAGCGTTTGCGCTTTGTATCCCTGTTGCCGCAAATATCGGCGGAATTGGTACCCCAATCGGTACCCCGCCGAACGCTATCGCACTTAAATATTTAGTTGGCGATAACCTCATTACGTTCGGTGAATGGATGGCATTTGGTGTGCCGTTTGTCGTTATTATGATGGCGTTAGCGTGGTTTTTAATCGGCTTTATGTACAAAGCTGACCAAAAGAAAATCGAGCTAAGCATCAAAGGTAAATTCCTTAAAACGCCCAAAGCCATTGCGGTATACGTCACTTTTGCGCTGACCATCATTCTTTGGTTAATGGGCTCAAGCCATGGCATGAACTCTTATACCGTCGCTCTTATTCCTGTCGCTGTGTTCTCACTCACAGGGATCATCAATAAAGAAGACCTGAAAAAGATTTCTTGGGACGTACTGTGGCTTGTATCAGGTGGTATTGCGCTTGGTTTAGCTCTCGATAAAACTGGCTTAGCAAGGCTCGTGGTACACAGCATTCCGTTTGATTCCTACTCACCCTATGTGGTGTTGTTCGGAGCGGCGTTCTTGTGTTTGGTAATGGCAAACTTTATGTCTCATACCGCAACGGCTAACTTGTTAATGCCAATTATGGCTGCATTAGGTTCGTCTATGGCTTCACTCACGCCACTAGGCGGTGAGTTAACGTTAATTCTGGTTGTGACTTTTGCCGCTTCATTAGGTATGTCACTGCCAATCAGTACGCCACCGAATGCGTTGGCTCATGCCACTGGTCATGTGCAAAGTAATCAAATGGCCAGAATCGGTATTATTTTGGGTGTGGTTGGTGTGCTACTGAGTTTTGTTATGGTGTGGGTGCTACATTCAATTGGTCACATAGGATAA
- a CDS encoding response regulator: MEKLNLICVDDQREVLSAVVQDLEPLASWLNIEDCESAQEVLDLIDELDAEGEHITVIVSDHVMPGKTGVELLTEVFHDSRFPNTKKILLTGQATHTDTINAINAAGIDRYFEKPWQASTLVECIRTLVTEYIFDQGLDYTDYQNELDQQVVLRRLR; this comes from the coding sequence ATGGAGAAGCTTAATTTAATCTGTGTCGATGACCAGAGAGAAGTACTGAGCGCAGTGGTACAAGATTTAGAGCCGCTGGCGAGTTGGCTGAATATTGAAGATTGTGAATCAGCGCAAGAAGTGCTTGATCTCATTGATGAACTTGACGCAGAAGGCGAACACATTACCGTCATCGTGTCTGATCATGTGATGCCAGGGAAAACGGGCGTGGAGTTACTCACTGAAGTGTTCCATGACAGCCGCTTTCCGAATACAAAGAAAATTCTTCTTACGGGGCAGGCCACTCACACCGATACCATCAATGCGATTAATGCAGCAGGTATCGACCGTTACTTTGAAAAGCCTTGGCAAGCAAGCACGTTAGTTGAATGCATTCGCACTCTTGTCACTGAGTACATATTTGATCAAGGGCTTGATTACACGGACTATCAGAATGAGCTCGACCAGCAAGTTGTGTTGAGACGCTTGCGTTAG
- a CDS encoding sulfite exporter TauE/SafE family protein, whose protein sequence is MSELLLLILYCALLGSGVGFLAGLLGIGGGLIIVPVLSSILLHLEILPADQVVVAAIATSLASILFTSTSSALAHHKNGNVPWDLAPWIMLGVALGALVSGFMAALLPEKVVRIVFAVSVILIAIKMFLSSKNDAPKERKLPNKGVLTVLTTITGGLSAMIGIGGGALLVPLLTFFSVDMKKAIGCASACGIVIALFGSIGYISSGSSHFALSDGFAGFVYLPALLGIVCTSWFTAPLGAKATNHLPVPTIKKIFSVLLVVIAASMVAR, encoded by the coding sequence ATGAGTGAATTGCTGTTGTTGATTTTATACTGTGCATTATTAGGCAGTGGTGTTGGTTTTCTTGCCGGGCTTTTGGGGATTGGCGGAGGGCTGATCATTGTTCCGGTTCTAAGCAGCATTTTACTTCACTTAGAGATCCTACCTGCGGATCAAGTGGTTGTTGCGGCTATCGCTACTTCGTTGGCATCGATACTGTTCACCTCAACTTCTTCTGCACTTGCTCACCACAAGAATGGAAACGTGCCTTGGGATCTGGCGCCTTGGATCATGCTCGGTGTTGCTCTGGGTGCACTGGTTAGTGGCTTTATGGCGGCTCTGTTGCCGGAAAAAGTCGTTCGTATTGTGTTTGCCGTGAGTGTGATTCTTATTGCGATCAAGATGTTCTTAAGCAGTAAAAATGATGCACCTAAGGAACGAAAACTGCCAAACAAGGGCGTGCTAACGGTGCTGACAACCATTACGGGTGGCTTGTCTGCCATGATAGGCATTGGTGGTGGTGCATTGCTGGTTCCGCTATTAACGTTCTTCTCTGTCGATATGAAAAAGGCCATAGGCTGTGCCTCAGCTTGTGGCATTGTCATCGCGTTGTTTGGCTCGATAGGTTACATCAGTTCAGGCAGCAGCCACTTTGCTCTATCAGACGGCTTTGCTGGCTTTGTTTATCTGCCTGCGCTGCTGGGTATTGTGTGCACGTCTTGGTTTACGGCTCCTTTAGGCGCAAAAGCCACCAATCATTTACCGGTTCCAACGATTAAGAAAATCTTCTCAGTACTGCTGGTGGTTATTGCTGCAAGCATGGTTGCTCGTTAA
- a CDS encoding tetratricopeptide repeat protein encodes MDTIIKQAIELRKEEKYQESRDLLAALLTDENYAAKAHLQIAWSYDNQGKEQQAIDHYVQSLSGVLSSVERFDALFGLASTYRSLGLYAEALGYFEQTMAEYPDSIEVKPFYAMCLYNLGRHKEATSLLLELLVSTTNSEAIKEYQRAISLYAQDLDKTW; translated from the coding sequence ATGGACACCATTATCAAACAAGCCATCGAGTTGCGAAAAGAAGAAAAGTATCAAGAGTCGCGTGACTTGTTGGCAGCGCTACTCACTGATGAAAACTATGCGGCGAAAGCTCATTTGCAGATTGCGTGGTCTTACGACAACCAAGGCAAAGAGCAACAGGCGATTGATCACTATGTGCAGTCTCTGTCTGGCGTGCTTTCTTCAGTAGAGCGTTTTGATGCACTGTTCGGCTTGGCGAGTACTTATCGAAGCCTTGGCCTTTATGCAGAGGCTTTAGGCTATTTCGAACAGACTATGGCTGAGTATCCTGACTCGATAGAAGTGAAACCTTTCTACGCAATGTGTTTGTACAATTTAGGTCGCCATAAAGAGGCGACATCGCTGTTACTTGAGCTTTTAGTTTCCACGACGAATAGCGAAGCGATCAAAGAGTACCAACGAGCGATCTCTTTATATGCTCAAGACTTAGATAAAACCTGGTAA
- a CDS encoding ATP-binding protein, translating into MYQQKLEALIDRYFNQTERRVTCRAGNTIIEQSALNTRLYYVFSGELEGFYSEANTPQVRVFSAGSGAFIGVHSFFSGNCTASSTVVAKTDVELAWIDKDTPAEDERNFGPLTAQFTPVIVNELSRRQRRATQEAIAKQKALEKLHTAEQMTTLGQLAAGIAHELNNAIGVVNSKSGRLETVIMDLLEEVHPEASQFFDFGLMHGQKTSSSEARTRGRQFERKYGLDKNIARSLAKAIPIDTSYATDVISKHWLKNPEEAIRFWQMGCDLHDLRLASRHTVGIVKSVKQLGRVDIDTEEAVDINDSINHALSLLQSELRRVSVRLSPADLPTFKGSKTELVQIWVNIVKNACDAMSNSDDAAIEIQTRLSKKRILVTITNNGPEIDEVTRRKVFQPNFTTKKGGLSFGLGLGLSIVKRIVAGYGGSIIVKSDASKTVFRIKLPIEGEHGEA; encoded by the coding sequence GTGTATCAACAAAAGCTAGAAGCACTTATCGATCGTTATTTTAATCAGACAGAGCGTCGGGTGACGTGCCGTGCCGGTAACACCATTATTGAACAATCAGCGTTAAACACTCGTTTATATTATGTGTTTAGTGGAGAACTGGAAGGGTTTTATTCCGAAGCGAATACACCGCAAGTGCGAGTATTTAGCGCGGGTAGTGGAGCTTTTATAGGCGTTCATAGCTTCTTTTCAGGTAATTGTACAGCATCTTCAACGGTTGTTGCTAAAACCGATGTTGAGTTAGCGTGGATCGATAAAGACACGCCTGCAGAAGATGAACGTAACTTTGGCCCTCTTACCGCACAGTTCACACCTGTGATCGTCAACGAGTTGTCGCGTCGTCAACGCCGTGCAACACAAGAAGCGATAGCGAAACAAAAAGCGCTAGAGAAGTTACATACTGCTGAGCAAATGACAACCTTGGGTCAATTGGCTGCAGGGATTGCCCATGAGCTTAACAACGCTATTGGTGTAGTTAATAGTAAATCTGGCCGACTTGAAACGGTCATCATGGATCTACTTGAAGAAGTGCATCCAGAAGCCAGTCAATTTTTCGATTTTGGGTTAATGCATGGTCAGAAAACGTCGTCGTCAGAAGCGCGAACACGTGGGCGACAATTTGAAAGAAAATATGGTTTAGACAAGAACATTGCTCGCTCTCTTGCAAAGGCGATTCCAATTGACACTTCATATGCAACAGACGTTATTTCAAAACATTGGCTGAAAAACCCAGAAGAAGCGATTCGCTTTTGGCAGATGGGCTGTGATTTACATGATTTACGTTTGGCATCTAGACACACCGTTGGCATCGTAAAATCGGTTAAACAACTTGGCAGAGTTGATATTGACACCGAAGAAGCGGTTGATATTAATGACTCCATTAACCATGCCTTATCGTTGTTACAAAGTGAGTTACGTAGAGTATCTGTGCGATTGAGCCCTGCAGATTTGCCGACTTTTAAAGGATCGAAAACAGAGCTCGTTCAGATTTGGGTCAACATTGTAAAGAATGCTTGTGATGCAATGTCGAATTCAGACGATGCTGCAATAGAAATTCAAACCAGATTAAGTAAGAAAAGAATATTAGTTACGATCACTAATAACGGCCCTGAGATAGACGAGGTGACTCGTAGAAAGGTATTTCAGCCCAACTTCACCACTAAAAAAGGTGGTTTATCGTTTGGATTGGGCTTGGGTCTATCAATAGTTAAGCGGATCGTGGCGGGTTATGGTGGAAGTATCATTGTGAAAAGTGATGCTTCTAAAACTGTATTTAGAATCAAGTTACCAATAGAGGGTGAACATGGAGAAGCTTAA
- the cyaB gene encoding class IV adenylate cyclase has product MTNDHFKGKYEVELKYRLSSKSEFLKTLNLIAHEVMLQDNQECDWYFDSPDRSLQAQNKSLCIRTMEPSGIKLWIVKGPESDRCEATNITNASNAKSMLKNLGYEVILKAQKTRSIYFVGEFHITVDSLAGIGDFAEFAIMTDDESKLSVYKSELELLANKFGLTESELQTQSYKQMFEEMNA; this is encoded by the coding sequence ATGACTAACGATCATTTCAAAGGCAAATATGAGGTTGAGCTGAAGTACCGACTTAGCTCTAAGTCTGAGTTCTTGAAAACGTTGAACCTAATTGCTCATGAAGTAATGCTGCAAGACAATCAAGAATGTGATTGGTATTTCGATAGCCCTGATAGAAGCTTACAAGCTCAGAACAAAAGCTTGTGTATTCGCACTATGGAGCCGTCGGGCATCAAACTATGGATCGTAAAAGGCCCTGAGTCTGATCGATGTGAAGCGACAAACATCACCAATGCGTCGAATGCTAAGAGTATGCTAAAGAACCTGGGGTACGAAGTAATTCTTAAAGCGCAGAAAACTCGCAGTATTTACTTTGTTGGAGAGTTCCATATCACGGTCGATTCTCTTGCGGGTATCGGCGATTTTGCTGAGTTTGCTATCATGACGGACGATGAATCTAAGTTGTCTGTGTATAAAAGTGAGCTTGAGTTGTTAGCCAATAAATTCGGGTTGACTGAATCGGAACTGCAAACTCAGTCTTACAAACAGATGTTCGAAGAAATGAACGCATAG
- a CDS encoding TFIIB-type zinc ribbon-containing protein, with protein MKCPKCNSNFEQLQTPLGDVERCTECKGLWIDAYEVEAMKPLADVIDSGDEEVGKTFNVIDRISCPVCPNNKMLRLVDPKQPHIWFESCPTCKGRFYDAGEFKDLATLDFSDFLKKFNLVERL; from the coding sequence ATGAAATGTCCGAAATGTAATTCAAATTTTGAACAGCTTCAGACTCCATTAGGTGATGTTGAAAGGTGTACTGAATGTAAAGGGTTGTGGATTGATGCCTATGAAGTTGAAGCGATGAAGCCTCTAGCGGATGTCATCGATTCTGGAGACGAAGAAGTGGGTAAAACGTTCAACGTGATTGATCGCATTAGTTGCCCAGTTTGTCCGAACAATAAAATGCTGCGGTTAGTTGATCCAAAGCAACCTCATATCTGGTTTGAGAGTTGCCCTACATGTAAAGGGCGTTTCTATGACGCAGGCGAATTTAAGGATTTAGCAACTTTAGACTTTTCAGATTTTCTAAAGAAGTTTAATTTAGTAGAACGTCTTTAG
- a CDS encoding GNAT family N-acetyltransferase, with protein MEIRVGTLPDIAGITDIFNFYIEHTNARFEEEKLSLENRQQWFSQFSSQSKYQLYVATEGDALLGFACSQQYRVMSAFEDTAEVTIYLAAEAQGKGLGSKLYSQLFASISDYGVHRVLSGVALPNEASIALHKRFGFREVGVFNEYAKKNGQYISSMWLEKALNKEPD; from the coding sequence ATGGAAATCAGAGTAGGGACATTACCTGATATTGCAGGCATCACCGATATCTTCAACTTCTATATTGAACATACCAATGCGCGCTTTGAAGAAGAGAAGTTGTCGTTGGAAAATCGTCAGCAGTGGTTTTCTCAATTTTCGAGCCAAAGCAAATATCAACTGTATGTTGCGACAGAAGGTGATGCGTTATTAGGCTTCGCGTGTTCTCAGCAATACCGGGTTATGTCGGCATTTGAAGATACCGCAGAGGTCACTATTTATCTTGCGGCAGAAGCTCAAGGTAAAGGTTTAGGCTCCAAGCTTTATTCTCAGCTATTTGCATCGATTAGTGATTATGGTGTTCACCGCGTACTCTCAGGTGTTGCTTTACCTAATGAGGCTTCAATAGCACTTCATAAACGTTTTGGATTTCGAGAAGTCGGAGTGTTCAATGAATATGCGAAGAAAAACGGTCAATACATCAGTTCAATGTGGTTAGAGAAGGCGTTAAACAAGGAACCAGATTGA
- a CDS encoding cold shock domain-containing protein, translating to MNGKIVRWVDERGFGFINSDELEGDVFVHISKFTDGYRRPQVGDEVEFQLSNSGSKLSALSAKLVGIETSKSNPLSIILSALFVGLIGAGLYLLVLEPKLNPAYENMGFSCQGKTHCSEMLSCDEAKFYLANCPNVKIDGDRDGIPCESQFCSHY from the coding sequence ATGAATGGAAAAATTGTTCGCTGGGTTGATGAGAGAGGTTTTGGCTTCATCAATTCAGATGAATTAGAGGGAGATGTTTTTGTTCATATATCGAAGTTTACGGACGGTTATCGTCGTCCTCAAGTTGGGGATGAAGTTGAATTTCAATTATCGAATAGTGGCTCTAAACTCAGCGCTTTGAGTGCTAAACTAGTTGGTATAGAAACATCCAAATCTAACCCTCTTTCAATTATTTTGTCTGCACTTTTCGTCGGGCTTATTGGCGCAGGCTTGTATCTTTTGGTATTGGAGCCTAAGTTAAATCCTGCATATGAGAACATGGGATTTAGTTGCCAAGGTAAAACGCATTGTAGTGAGATGCTATCTTGCGATGAAGCAAAGTTTTATTTGGCAAACTGTCCCAATGTGAAAATAGATGGTGATCGTGATGGTATTCCTTGCGAGAGTCAGTTCTGCAGTCACTATTGA
- the panB gene encoding 3-methyl-2-oxobutanoate hydroxymethyltransferase yields MKHTPSSFVEMKGKQRIPMLTAYTFPVAASIESAGIPIILVGDTVGMVEMGFSSTRDVTIEHMEYHVGAVRRGAPNTHIIGDLPYLTDRSPEVALFNAKRLMQAGADSIKLEGAKLDVIAHLVANNIPVVGHTGLTPQTATNFKKVGQSAEDAQTVSEEAKAIQEAGAFMLVLEHIPSSLGESITQEVSIPTIGIGAGADCDGQVLVINDALGLGNRWPPFSKQYAHCSQTIFDAANEFATEVKTNVFPNNLSK; encoded by the coding sequence ATGAAACACACTCCAAGTTCTTTTGTGGAAATGAAAGGGAAACAACGTATTCCGATGTTGACCGCTTATACATTCCCAGTGGCTGCAAGTATCGAATCTGCTGGGATACCTATTATTCTCGTTGGTGACACTGTTGGCATGGTTGAAATGGGCTTTAGCAGTACGCGAGATGTGACCATTGAGCACATGGAATATCATGTAGGGGCAGTGCGTCGAGGTGCTCCAAATACTCACATTATTGGTGACCTCCCATACTTAACCGATCGTTCTCCTGAAGTAGCGTTATTTAATGCTAAAAGGTTGATGCAGGCAGGTGCCGACAGCATAAAGCTGGAAGGTGCAAAACTCGATGTGATTGCTCACCTTGTAGCAAACAATATCCCAGTTGTTGGCCACACGGGGTTAACTCCGCAAACGGCAACAAACTTCAAGAAAGTAGGGCAATCTGCTGAAGATGCTCAAACCGTTAGCGAGGAAGCAAAAGCGATTCAAGAGGCCGGTGCGTTTATGTTGGTGCTTGAGCACATACCTTCTTCACTTGGCGAATCGATTACTCAAGAGGTAAGCATTCCTACAATTGGGATTGGTGCGGGAGCCGATTGTGATGGGCAGGTGTTAGTTATCAATGATGCACTTGGACTTGGTAACCGATGGCCTCCGTTTTCAAAACAGTACGCCCATTGCAGCCAAACTATCTTTGACGCAGCAAATGAGTTTGCTACGGAAGTCAAAACGAACGTATTTCCGAACAACCTGAGCAAATAG
- a CDS encoding MarR family winged helix-turn-helix transcriptional regulator, which yields MDTNGEVFTKIALEIFKVSGLLNAEGDKLTEELGLSSARWKVMGAIEKSDDLVTVSQIARIMGQSRQATQRVTDIMVKDGLLTWLDNPNHKKAKLVNMTEKGKEAYSLLDKKQEVWAESGAESIERDELDKALITLKKMATFLDK from the coding sequence ATGGATACGAATGGAGAAGTTTTCACAAAGATCGCACTAGAGATCTTTAAGGTCAGTGGTCTATTGAATGCTGAGGGTGACAAATTAACCGAAGAGTTAGGGTTAAGCAGTGCCAGATGGAAGGTGATGGGTGCGATCGAGAAGTCCGATGATCTGGTCACCGTTTCTCAAATTGCTCGTATTATGGGGCAAAGCAGACAAGCGACTCAGCGTGTTACCGACATCATGGTGAAAGATGGCCTGCTAACTTGGCTTGATAACCCGAATCACAAAAAAGCAAAGTTGGTTAACATGACTGAAAAGGGCAAGGAAGCGTATTCGCTATTAGATAAAAAACAGGAAGTATGGGCTGAAAGTGGCGCTGAAAGCATTGAAAGAGACGAGCTTGATAAGGCGCTAATCACTTTGAAGAAGATGGCTACCTTCTTAGATAAATAG
- a CDS encoding GNAT family N-acetyltransferase produces the protein MEVRLVKGSDPKFAESITKTNMASYYQARGIAWGHSQFLRSWNELDNYEIYVGDSRIGVIRFSYTSDTTFLRDLQVLADYQGRGFGSKCLDLAIEHANNQSSAQLVLRVFSENPAIKLYQSKGFTKLSEVKGLVEMELLLGTSLRGCHG, from the coding sequence ATGGAAGTAAGGTTGGTCAAAGGTTCCGATCCTAAGTTCGCTGAATCGATCACCAAAACGAATATGGCGAGTTACTATCAAGCTCGCGGAATCGCTTGGGGTCATAGTCAGTTTTTACGTAGCTGGAATGAACTGGATAACTATGAAATTTATGTAGGGGATAGCCGTATTGGTGTTATCCGCTTCAGTTACACCAGTGATACAACGTTTCTTCGGGACTTGCAGGTATTAGCTGACTATCAAGGTAGAGGCTTTGGCTCTAAGTGTCTCGATTTAGCTATTGAACATGCGAACAATCAATCATCGGCTCAGTTAGTGTTGCGCGTGTTCAGTGAGAATCCCGCGATTAAGCTTTATCAATCAAAAGGTTTTACTAAGTTGTCTGAAGTGAAGGGGCTTGTTGAAATGGAGCTGCTTTTAGGAACATCATTGAGAGGGTGTCATGGATAA
- a CDS encoding methionine synthase gives MKTLLPTSTAGSLPKPSWLAQPETLWSPWKLQGAELTDGKQDALRVSLHEQQQAGIDIVSDGEQTRQHFVTTFIEHLNGVDFEKRETVKIRDRYDASVPTVVGPVSRQKSVFVEDAKFLRQQTDQPIKWALPGPMTMIDTLYDAHYQSREKLAWEFAKILNEEAKELEAAGVDIIQFDEPAFNVFFDEVNDWGIACLERAIEGLKCETAVHICYGYGIKANTDWKKTLGTEWRQYEEVFPKLQQSNIDIISLECHNSHVPLELLELVRGKKVMVGAIDVATDSIETPEEVANTLRETLKYVDADKLYPCTNCGMAPLPREIASAKLNALSAGAEIVRKELSA, from the coding sequence ATGAAAACACTATTACCGACTTCAACAGCGGGCAGCTTGCCGAAACCGTCTTGGCTTGCACAACCAGAGACGCTTTGGTCGCCATGGAAACTTCAAGGCGCTGAACTCACAGATGGCAAACAAGATGCGCTGCGTGTCTCTCTGCACGAGCAGCAGCAAGCAGGCATTGATATTGTGAGTGACGGTGAGCAAACACGTCAGCATTTTGTAACGACCTTCATTGAACATCTGAATGGCGTTGATTTTGAAAAGCGTGAAACCGTTAAAATCCGCGACCGTTACGATGCAAGTGTGCCTACAGTGGTTGGCCCTGTTTCTCGCCAAAAATCCGTATTTGTAGAAGATGCGAAATTCTTACGTCAACAAACTGATCAACCGATTAAATGGGCTCTGCCGGGGCCTATGACGATGATAGATACACTTTACGATGCGCATTACCAAAGCCGTGAAAAACTGGCGTGGGAATTTGCGAAGATCCTCAACGAAGAAGCGAAAGAGTTAGAGGCTGCAGGCGTTGATATTATTCAGTTCGATGAACCTGCGTTTAACGTGTTTTTTGATGAAGTGAATGATTGGGGCATCGCGTGCTTAGAAAGAGCCATTGAAGGGCTTAAGTGCGAAACAGCAGTGCATATTTGTTATGGCTACGGCATTAAAGCGAATACGGATTGGAAAAAAACGTTAGGCACCGAGTGGCGCCAATACGAAGAAGTGTTTCCTAAGCTGCAGCAATCGAATATCGATATCATCTCTTTAGAGTGTCACAACTCTCATGTACCTCTTGAGCTACTTGAACTGGTACGAGGTAAGAAAGTGATGGTCGGTGCAATCGATGTGGCTACCGATTCCATTGAAACACCAGAAGAAGTGGCTAACACTCTACGAGAAACACTTAAGTACGTTGATGCCGATAAGCTCTACCCTTGCACCAACTGTGGCATGGCTCCCCTGCCTCGCGAAATTGCCTCAGCGAAGCTTAATGCGCTCAGTGCTGGCGCAGAGATCGTTCGTAAAGAGCTTTCAGCGTAA